A genomic stretch from Telopea speciosissima isolate NSW1024214 ecotype Mountain lineage chromosome 7, Tspe_v1, whole genome shotgun sequence includes:
- the LOC122667090 gene encoding uncharacterized protein LOC122667090, translated as MALRRLFGFSDGDLMRSDAKPCSRLMRHTAGVFSVGGGLAFWVLCRLHYGPRITVPRSLRWAACGAVSVSSTSALLVRLFSPECEPQNIAAYDKGK; from the exons ATGGCGTTGAGGcgtctttttgggttttctgatgGGGATCTGATGAGGTCAGATGCAAAGCCATGTTCGAGATTAATGAGGCACACAGCAGGAGTTTTCTCTGTAGGTGGAGGGCTGGCTTTTTGGGTTCTTTGTCGATTGCATTATG GTCCAAGGATAACAGTTCCGAGGAGTCTCAGGTGGGCTGCCTGTGGAGCTGTATCTGTGAGCTCAACCTCTGCTTTGCTGGTTCGCCTTTTTAGTCCTGAATGTGAACCCCAGAACATCGCAGCTTATGACAAAGGAAAATGA
- the LOC122667088 gene encoding acyl carrier protein 2, mitochondrial, with protein MAARNALLKYLRVNVQVRNATPITFSVNNILRRHFSEEVRGSFLNKSEVADRVISVVKNFQKVDPSKVTPSAHFQNDLGLDSLDTVEIVMAFEEEFGFEIPDNEADKINSINLAVDFIASHPQAK; from the exons ATGGCGGCTAGAAATGCTCTATTGAAGTACCTAAGAGTGAATGTTCAGGTTCGAAATGCGACTCCGATTACTTTTTCAGTCAATAATATCCTTCGGCGCCACTTCTCTGAGGAGGTCAGAGGCTCTTTCCTCAACAAATCGGAGGTCGCTGATCGTGTTATCAGCGTCGTAAAGAACTTTCAGAAGGTGGATCCTTCGAAG GTTACACCAAGTGCCCATTTTCAAAATGATCTTGGACTTGATAGTTTGGACACTGTAGAGATTGTTATGGCTTTTGAAGAAGAGTTCGGTTTTGAGATCCCTGACAATGAAGCAGACAAGATCAACTCTATCAATCTTGCTGTTGACTTCATCGCCTCTCACCCCCAAGCAAAATAG